From one Paenibacillus sp. FSL K6-1330 genomic stretch:
- a CDS encoding transposase: MSGKDKDLHPISREEVEVDGTYTNEWGREEYLKRGEEFPFDPQKGSTEWRLAEYDFENHHRGMTDERLVPKEKGPDKQVNAESPLRHDVEVD; the protein is encoded by the coding sequence ATGTCCGGTAAAGACAAGGATCTCCACCCTATTTCACGAGAAGAGGTTGAAGTAGACGGAACCTACACGAATGAATGGGGACGGGAGGAATATTTGAAACGCGGTGAGGAATTTCCGTTCGATCCCCAGAAGGGCTCCACGGAGTGGCGGCTGGCGGAGTATGATTTTGAAAACCACCATCGAGGCATGACAGATGAGCGACTGGTTCCGAAGGAAAAAGGTCCTGATAAACAGGTGAATGCCGAATCTCCGCTGCGGCATGATGTGGAAGTAGATTAA
- a CDS encoding serine hydrolase — translation MSNTQSFLHSSVDISSPIPVAEPEDAGLQRDVLDQVDQIIQKQYPKMRSFLLLHAGKLIYERYYNGHGMTSLNDLRSATKSFTSVLCGIAHSRGELPDLNSSVIEIFQRYVPERAHPLLQKVSLHHLLTMTSGFAWQTGKKLGEPLIHRFHATRKWTSFALSLPVIEQEMGLFQYRSIDSHLLSVAISEATGMDAYAYARQHVFEPLGIRHTAWSPSPEGHSMGHIGLNLTSRDMAKFGLCCLNGGRWQGATLIPESWLKQALAPQVEGYPAFGDYGFQWWTGVQNGTPFALAHGHGGQQIYLFPQLGTVAVFTADSKVSRWKNPRFLLERYILDALKSISATSSPNS, via the coding sequence ATGTCGAATACCCAGTCTTTTCTCCACTCCTCTGTTGACATAAGCTCGCCTATTCCTGTCGCGGAGCCTGAAGACGCAGGCCTTCAGCGCGATGTGCTCGATCAGGTCGATCAGATTATTCAGAAACAATACCCGAAAATGCGCAGCTTTCTTCTGCTCCATGCCGGCAAACTCATCTACGAACGCTATTACAACGGTCATGGCATGACCTCGCTGAATGATCTCAGGTCCGCTACCAAGAGTTTTACGTCGGTATTATGCGGCATCGCCCACTCACGCGGCGAATTACCTGACCTGAATTCCTCAGTAATTGAAATCTTCCAGCGATATGTTCCCGAACGAGCCCATCCCCTATTGCAAAAGGTTTCCCTTCATCATCTGCTGACGATGACCTCAGGCTTTGCGTGGCAAACCGGTAAAAAGCTCGGGGAACCGCTCATTCACCGGTTCCACGCCACCCGAAAATGGACGAGCTTCGCGCTATCCCTCCCTGTCATTGAACAGGAAATGGGCCTCTTTCAATACCGGAGCATTGATTCCCATCTGCTCTCCGTTGCCATTAGCGAGGCTACAGGAATGGATGCTTACGCCTATGCCAGACAACATGTATTCGAGCCGCTCGGCATTCGTCATACCGCCTGGTCCCCAAGCCCCGAGGGCCACAGTATGGGTCACATTGGCCTCAATCTTACCTCACGCGACATGGCCAAATTCGGTCTTTGCTGCCTGAATGGGGGACGTTGGCAAGGTGCAACACTCATCCCGGAATCATGGCTTAAGCAAGCACTCGCTCCGCAGGTTGAGGGCTATCCCGCGTTTGGCGATTACGGATTCCAGTGGTGGACCGGAGTTCAGAACGGGACTCCCTTTGCACTCGCACACGGCCATGGGGGACAGCAAATCTACCTTTTCCCCCAATTGGGTACAGTCGCCGTATTTACGGCCGACAGCAAGGTCAGCCGTTGGAAGAACCCGCGGTTTCTGCTGGAGCGCTATATTCTCGATGCTCTAAAATCAATATCCGCAACGTCTTCGCCAAATAGCTGA
- the map gene encoding type I methionyl aminopeptidase has translation MRIQLRRKEEIGHIREAGRILAACHREIAKVIKPGITTSEIDARVEKFLEKNGAFPEQKGYKGFPYATCASVNDVVCHGFPDQRQLKAGDVVTIDMVVNKNGWLADSGWTYAVDTVSPEVKQLMKHTHEALFKGIEAVRHGATLGDVGYAIEQVAEREGYGIVKSLVGHGIGRAIHEPPDVLNYGIPGRGLKLKQGMVITIEPVFTLGPSGAVFWGDDGWTISSADGSVGVQYEHTIAVTREGAVILTD, from the coding sequence GTGAGGATACAGCTGAGACGGAAGGAAGAGATCGGACATATCCGCGAGGCGGGACGTATATTGGCTGCGTGTCATCGTGAAATAGCGAAAGTTATTAAACCGGGGATCACAACGAGCGAGATCGATGCCAGGGTCGAGAAGTTTCTGGAGAAGAACGGAGCCTTTCCCGAGCAAAAGGGCTATAAAGGATTTCCATACGCCACTTGTGCATCAGTAAATGATGTGGTGTGTCACGGTTTTCCCGACCAGAGGCAGCTGAAAGCGGGGGATGTCGTGACCATAGATATGGTGGTGAACAAGAACGGATGGCTGGCGGACTCCGGCTGGACCTATGCGGTAGATACGGTTTCCCCAGAAGTAAAGCAGCTGATGAAACATACGCATGAAGCGTTGTTTAAAGGGATCGAGGCGGTACGGCATGGGGCAACCTTGGGTGACGTGGGCTATGCGATCGAGCAGGTTGCCGAAAGGGAAGGCTACGGGATTGTAAAATCGCTAGTCGGTCATGGCATCGGCCGGGCCATTCACGAACCGCCCGATGTGCTGAACTATGGAATTCCGGGAAGGGGACTCAAACTCAAACAAGGAATGGTGATTACCATCGAGCCGGTGTTCACCCTGGGACCTTCGGGTGCCGTGTTCTGGGGGGATGACGGCTGGACCATATCCAGTGCGGATGGATCGGTAGGCGTACAGTATGAGCATACCATTGCGGTTACTCGTGAAGGTGCTGTTATTCTGACGGATTAA
- the coxB gene encoding cytochrome c oxidase subunit II — protein sequence MMKRWQAVKRLLPLMAMFALVLSGCGREDLSVLRPQGPVAQGQLDLIKLSISIMTVVMVVVFGIAAYVLVKFRRKKGQDEIPEQVEGNHKLEIIWTAIPLLLVLVLAVPTIQKVFAYGENDWNNPEAVKVEVTSHQFWWEFNYPDYGVRTAQELVIPVGKKIAFQLKTNDVLHSFWVPSLGGKMDTNTEGSVNYMTLVADKADTYIGKCAELCGPSHGFMEFRVKAVDDAAFDKWVAAFKEPAVLPADAALAEKFKTNCLSCHAVGDQGGAMGPNLTGIGSRETIASILLNDISGKPGTKPTKDNLVEWLMEPQAVKPGNTMPNPKDLGFSDEEIVQIADYLANYKLDN from the coding sequence ATGATGAAACGGTGGCAGGCTGTAAAGCGTCTTCTTCCTTTGATGGCCATGTTTGCTTTGGTGTTATCCGGCTGCGGCCGAGAGGACTTGTCGGTCTTAAGACCACAAGGTCCGGTAGCACAAGGTCAACTGGATTTAATTAAGCTCTCCATTTCGATTATGACCGTCGTAATGGTTGTGGTATTTGGAATTGCCGCATACGTGCTTGTTAAATTCCGTAGAAAAAAGGGACAAGATGAAATTCCTGAGCAAGTAGAAGGTAACCATAAGCTGGAGATTATTTGGACGGCGATTCCGCTGCTCTTGGTTCTCGTGCTTGCAGTTCCTACTATTCAAAAGGTATTTGCTTACGGAGAGAACGACTGGAACAATCCAGAAGCAGTTAAGGTGGAAGTTACTTCTCATCAGTTCTGGTGGGAGTTCAATTATCCAGACTACGGCGTAAGAACCGCTCAAGAGCTGGTTATTCCTGTAGGCAAGAAAATTGCGTTCCAATTAAAAACGAATGATGTGCTTCACTCCTTCTGGGTACCATCGCTCGGCGGTAAGATGGATACAAACACAGAAGGCAGCGTTAACTACATGACTCTGGTTGCTGACAAAGCGGATACATACATTGGTAAATGCGCAGAGTTGTGCGGTCCTTCTCACGGCTTCATGGAATTCCGGGTGAAAGCGGTTGACGATGCGGCATTTGACAAATGGGTAGCGGCATTTAAAGAACCTGCAGTGCTTCCTGCGGATGCGGCACTCGCCGAGAAATTCAAGACCAACTGCCTTTCTTGCCACGCTGTGGGCGACCAAGGCGGAGCGATGGGTCCTAACCTGACCGGCATTGGATCACGTGAGACGATTGCGAGTATCTTGCTGAACGACATAAGCGGCAAACCAGGCACAAAGCCGACGAAAGACAACCTGGTGGAATGGCTGATGGAGCCTCAGGCTGTAAAACCTGGCAACACGATGCCTAATCCGAAGGATCTCGGCTTCAGTGATGAAGAAATCGTGCAGATCGCCGATTACTTGGCCAATTATAAGTTGGATAATTAA